The Benincasa hispida cultivar B227 unplaced genomic scaffold, ASM972705v1 Contig999, whole genome shotgun sequence genomic sequence TATCTGCAAATGCTGTATGAGCATTGGCAATGATTCCTAAACTGTCATTGACCATATAATTTGCAAAATACTCCTGAACTTCCTGCATCACAACAACATTTATACCATATCAAAACTTTTTCCTCCAAAATACTTGTTGACAACAACAATCCAAAGTTCACTTGTAAAACACACCTCCATTGTGACATCATGATCTAGTAATTTGCTAGGTACAGGGGTATAATCCATTGGTTCAACTTGTAGAGGTGGAATCAAGTCAGGGTCCCAGCACACAAAGTATATATCGCCATCTAAATCGCTTCCAGAGCATTCATTTGGATGAGGCCTTACATAGAAAGAAAAGTGTTATGGCATAAAACAACCAACAAGCAAACAATCAAACAAGATAAGTGTTATGACAAAAATAGTCAATAGGCAAAGAATCAAATAAGAAAACAACACGGTTTTACGTGGTTGACTAATGGTGTATTAGCTACCTGAAGAGACAAGAAGAATATTAACTTGAGGAGGAATAGAGTACAAAATACATAGAATAAATATAGGTAAGGATTAGAGGATTTATATATGGCATCCTCCTTAAACAGATTCAAGACATGTCAAACAAAAAGTTTCTAAGATCAGCAAAATTCCTAGCAGATATGACATTAGAGGTGCTTAGCCCACACGGTCAAGAATTCATGAAGTCAAGTATAAACATCTATCTAATGCTGAAAAGGAGAAATATATTTCATTGAACCGgagatgaaaattttgatgttaAACTAGATCATTTACCTTGATCCTTTTTGTGGAAAAACCACACAATCTACCATGTGATGCAGAGCTGGTACATCCACGGCTGTTAAAACGCGCACATCACCTGGGTGCAAGCAGGGGTTTTTCGCCACTACTACTGTTCCGGTTACAATGAAATGCCGGTTtgattttcttctcttaaaGATTATGTGATCATCACGCAGCTGTTGGTGTGCAGAACACTGCACAAATACCTctccatattccaaatttcttgTTTCATCGAGACATCCCAACATTGCTCGTCCATTTGGAATGAAGATCCTTGATTTCCTCCGCAAttccaacaactttgattctcTGAATGTGTGCAACATCATCCATAAGAAAGGCTCAGAATCAGGTCTGTAACCACACAACATCATTTCCTTAAGAATCTTGGTATTCTCTCCTGGAGACATTAGCTCAAGGGCACGCTGAGCTTTCATTGGATCACTAAAAATGGTGTCCAATTCATCAATCAATTCCCTTTGTTTACTCTCAAACACGTGATCCTGAACACCAAGTGTAGACAAAAGAGTAATCAACTGACGATTTAGAAAACAAGGATGATATTTACTCCATGATAAAACATCGAGCTTCGTGTCTGTCGATTCATACTTGAGCATGCTGTTCCTGAGCGATAATTTTACTGATGAGGTAGGATCAACAGAAATAACACCTTTAAAACCAGCATAACGAATCTGAAAAGCAGATGGCATATGCCTGATCCCACATTTTTTAGCAActtttttagcaaaactaactgATATTTTCCCAATCCCATCAGAGAAGACATAATTGACACCACCACCTGATTCAACTTCGATATCGGGAATAAGGTTAACTTCACGTCTACTCACACTTAAAGTTTCCGTGGATGAACCAAAGGATTGGCCTAGTCTAGCAGCATACTTGGCTACATTTCGTATACAATGAAAATCTCCCATCCATCTCCTTATTCTAGCTGCAGTAAGTCCATCCCTTGGAGCAAACATCCATGCAGCATTTTCCCGTAATTGGCTAGATGAATAAGCTAGAAACTCGAACTTCTTATCACCAATTGTAATGCCATCTCTTAGAACTGAAAGGATCCGTTTAAAGATTTTCGTCTTTCCGTCCTCCAAAGAAGAGGATGCTCGTGGAGACAACTCAGTTGAATACATTTTATCCAATTCCTCGTCGACAAATGAAACACGCAAAAAGTTGTCAAGGTAGTCAGGGTAACGGCGTAATACGCGATTTGAAACATTAACCTCCGGACCACAAAAGTAAACTTTGCAAGGTGTCACTTGAACCCTGTGTACATAGACTAACCCTTCACTTAAGGACAAAATAGGTGGCTGGGGGGGATTCTTTGATTTGAAGTACTTTCTGTACTCCTCATCTAACCATTTTGATGGGTTATAGCAACACTCTTTCAAGTGAAGAAGTTTCTTCAAAGCATGATCTATGAAGGCAATATTGTATATCCGAGGATCTACCATCTGATAGAAATTAATATCAAGAGCTGGGCCTGGAAGGCAACCTTGTTGTACCAACAAATTTATCTTAAACAAAATTGCATAAGGCAAGTTGATAGTTAGAGGAGGTCTAACTACAGGTACCAAGTTTACATTGGAGGAATAAGTAGAACCACTGACCAATGAAAATTTACCGTTGAATTCTTTGAAGTAAGCAAATTTATCATGAAAATTAGGGAGCTGGCGACCGTAAGGAATCTCCAAGCATATAGCTGCAGATTGTCCAATGCAGCATGATGGAGTGAAATCAGTTGCTCGAAACCATTGGGTGTCAACTTCCATGGAAAAGTTTAAGAAAGGGTCACCAATAATGTGTCCCAAAGATATTGCATCTCTCTCATAAATCCGTGGAGCACCAAATAACTAATAATACAAACATGTTAAAGTTTGAATTATACACGATATAAAATTTACACGGGCAAATAATCTAAGCTATTCTCATATTCTTTGCTATAAAACTTTGACTTGCTTATCTCAACATCAAAATGAAGACAgcataatttgtttttaaaaaatatatgttcacTTGCATGGATTACCTGTCCTCATAATCTTATCCTGAAGTACAGAAATATAGAAAAGTGCTGAGCTCAATTCTGTATATATTTAGGGGATATTTGACCCACAGCTTCATAAGTTGATGTTAAACAGCTCAACttcaatagtaaacactattaaAGTTTGCACATTTATCGAGGAACTTCATCTTACAACTCTACATTGTAAATTCAGACTTCCTAACTCCAACATACTATTGCAAACTTCATAACTCAACTCGGTGCCCCAAACATCCCCTTAGCTTGTAAAAAATTCATATCTAGATACCTCTTTTAGCTCCGTTCAAAGAAAGCATATCCTGTCAGATTGAAATTACtaaagaaaattaaacttatggGGCTCAAAATCTGATTAGACACAGATCCTACACATAGTTTTCAAGCTATCAAGTTGGAGCAAAAATGgatgataaaattaaacaactAAGGCCAGGTTAAAGAAGCactttcttaataaaattatagcTTCCATGACCCAATGGAAGCACTAGATTTTATCTACAGCCAACTTCCATTATCCCTTTCACCATCTTTTGAGAAAAATCTCAACcgtttctcttttcttttttgcattGAAGGTATCAATAAATTCACTTAATTCTTTTGTCCCAAAAAGTGTTCAGTCTATATATATACTCTCTCAGCAACTAAGGTATGTTTAATGAATTTGGTGGTGTACTAGATTCCACTTTCCAGTTATCCTTTTATAGCCACCCACTATCCTGTATGGAAATCAAGTCTATGAAAATGCGTATGAGTCAACCAATGAATCCCTCTAATTAGAGAATAATACAGCCATTACATAAGTGAAATTTTTTGGTAAATGTGCTTGGATAAATCCATGATATTTCCCAATGGTGCAGAGAAAAGAAACCAGTACACCAATGACATAACAATGTTCAAAGTTAATGGATGAACCTGAATCAGAAGATAATCTACAGATTGGCCTTGTGGCTTGTGTAGCTCAACCTGCCAAATGTTCTCGTAGCGCAGTACGAGCATGTAGTCAACATGAGGATAGGATATGAAGAAATAAAGTTTACGCTGCTCAAACCCAAAATCCACAGAAACATTTGACTCTGTCCATAACATGGAAAAACTCTCCTTTGATATCTGACAGCCAAGATGGAGTCTTAGACCTTTGAAGTTGTATTCAAATACTGGTGGATCTGGTAGAATATCATGTTTCCACTCCCTTGCCTTCAGATAAGAAGTACCATAGAAAAGGCCTTCAGTAGCCTTAGATATAATTGACTTAGCACCTTCTTCATCAGTAAACTGGATGATAGCATACATTCGTCTTCCTCTTCCCTTCGAACGTTTTGTATTTATGGCATCAATAGTTCCTTTGCCTGTAAATCTCTCTACAAACGTCTTAACTGATTCTTGTAATACACCAGAAGGGAATCCAAAAAGCTGAATTGTTTTACCCATTCAATCCAAAGAGAATCAACTCCAAACTTCTTTTTTCCTGTCATACCAAACAAATTGATTATAATGCGTATCATTGAGTCTAAAAATAAGCAACATGGGTATAGTTACTGACATAATGTATGCACCCTTGATTAAGAGGCCAGAGGTTCAAATCCCCCACCCCACATCTTGTTGAACTCAAAAAATCAAGCCTCAAGATAAAGAAGTCAGTAAATAGTTTAAAAGAACGACTCTAACAATCCAATGAGAAGATAAATATTTAGTCCTTTCTCCAAAGGTTTATACTACTCCATTCCAAATGCAAACACATTATCATCTTGATCAAATTGAAAATGTTGACACATTCAAGATATAGAGGATCAACCAGTTGTCAATTCAAAAAGAAAGCTATATCACATTATACTCATTTGGAGAAGAGCACGAATGCACAATAATGCTAACTTATATATGACCAAGAAAATGTGTGGGAACATCAGTGTAAGAGTTTTTAAGAAACACATTTTCAAGCTCAATTCCAATCCTATCCTAAGTGAAGAAAAACTGGgaataaatgtaaaaaaaagaTCAGGTTTCTTCAAAGACAAAAATGGCTTCAACAACTCAAGAAACTAAAAAGAAGAGTTTCTTCAAAGGTGTTGCCTGCTGTACAAGAATAGTGCTCTGCTCATCActcacttccattttcctcAGGTGTTCCTCTTGAACACATTACAGCCAAACAAACTCTGTTCCTTCCCCCATCATAAACACAAGATTTTAATCAAATAGAAGATCACCCACAAAGcgaaaactaaaatttgaagagAAGAAACAACCCCAGATCATAAACAACCCCTGAAACAGTAAGAACCTACAGAGATACAAGAAGGGCATATATTGCTACATCCACAGACAGAACAGGGGAAcgataaaacaagaaaaaaaacaagatcAGAAAACAACCCAGATGAAGAAACACAAAGACAAAGAAGATTAGCTTTATATTAacccgaaaaaaaaaaaaagaaaaaaagaaacactTCAACAATCCATCTATTATCAACAATGGGGGGAAAAGTTAGGGTGAATACCAAGTAGATTGATTCataaaaaagaggaagaagaagcagTACACAACACTATACTGCAAAATAGCAGTGGGGAAACC encodes the following:
- the LOC120070159 gene encoding RNA-dependent RNA polymerase 1-like isoform X2, whose amino-acid sequence is MEVDTQWFRATDFTPSCCIGQSAAICLEIPYGRQLPNFHDKFAYFKEFNGKFSLVSGSTYSSNVNLVPVVRPPLTINLPYAILFKINLLVQQGCLPGPALDINFYQMVDPRIYNIAFIDHALKKLLHLKECCYNPSKWLDEEYRKYFKSKNPPQPPILSLSEGLVYVHRVQVTPCKVYFCGPEVNVSNRVLRRYPDYLDNFLRVSFVDEELDKMYSTELSPRASSSLEDGKTKIFKRILSVLRDGITIGDKKFEFLAYSSSQLRENAAWMFAPRDGLTAARIRRWMGDFHCIRNVAKYAARLGQSFGSSTETLSVSRREVNLIPDIEVESGGGVNYVFSDGIGKISVSFAKKVAKKCGIRHMPSAFQIRYAGFKGVISVDPTSSVKLSLRNSMLKYESTDTKLDVLSWSKYHPCFLNRQLITLLSTLGVQDHVFESKQRELIDELDTIFSDPMKAQRALELMSPGENTKILKEMMLCGYRPDSEPFLWMMLHTFRESKLLELRRKSRIFIPNGRAMLGCLDETRNLEYGEVFVQCSAHQQLRDDHIIFKRRKSNRHFIVTGTVVVAKNPCLHPGDVRVLTAVDVPALHHMVDCVVFPQKGSRPHPNECSGSDLDGDIYFVCWDPDLIPPLQVEPMDYTPVPSKLLDHDVTMEEVQEYFANYMVNDSLGIIANAHTAFADKEPEKAMSNPCIELAKLFSIAVDFPKTGIPALIPANLRVQEYPDFMDKADKVTYESKNVLGKLFRMLDNIGPNIKNIRSFAYTPDVAREAYDPDMEVEGFEEYLDDAIYHKNNYDMRLGNLMHYYKIKTEAELISGGSLTSSLSFTKKNEAESITMAVKSLRKEARGWFNENADLHYGHDTNVYARASAWYFVTYHHTYWGWSDGRKNHGHFLSFPWCIYDKLIRIKNRKTNSRARY
- the LOC120070159 gene encoding RNA-dependent RNA polymerase 1-like isoform X1 gives rise to the protein MGKTIQLFGFPSGVLQESVKTFVERFTGKGTIDAINTKRSKGRGRRMYAIIQFTDEEGAKSIISKATEGLFYGTSYLKAREWKHDILPDPPVFEYNFKGLRLHLGCQISKESFSMLWTESNVSVDFGFEQRKLYFFISYPHVDYMLVLRYENIWQVELHKPQGQSVDYLLIQLFGAPRIYERDAISLGHIIGDPFLNFSMEVDTQWFRATDFTPSCCIGQSAAICLEIPYGRQLPNFHDKFAYFKEFNGKFSLVSGSTYSSNVNLVPVVRPPLTINLPYAILFKINLLVQQGCLPGPALDINFYQMVDPRIYNIAFIDHALKKLLHLKECCYNPSKWLDEEYRKYFKSKNPPQPPILSLSEGLVYVHRVQVTPCKVYFCGPEVNVSNRVLRRYPDYLDNFLRVSFVDEELDKMYSTELSPRASSSLEDGKTKIFKRILSVLRDGITIGDKKFEFLAYSSSQLRENAAWMFAPRDGLTAARIRRWMGDFHCIRNVAKYAARLGQSFGSSTETLSVSRREVNLIPDIEVESGGGVNYVFSDGIGKISVSFAKKVAKKCGIRHMPSAFQIRYAGFKGVISVDPTSSVKLSLRNSMLKYESTDTKLDVLSWSKYHPCFLNRQLITLLSTLGVQDHVFESKQRELIDELDTIFSDPMKAQRALELMSPGENTKILKEMMLCGYRPDSEPFLWMMLHTFRESKLLELRRKSRIFIPNGRAMLGCLDETRNLEYGEVFVQCSAHQQLRDDHIIFKRRKSNRHFIVTGTVVVAKNPCLHPGDVRVLTAVDVPALHHMVDCVVFPQKGSRPHPNECSGSDLDGDIYFVCWDPDLIPPLQVEPMDYTPVPSKLLDHDVTMEEVQEYFANYMVNDSLGIIANAHTAFADKEPEKAMSNPCIELAKLFSIAVDFPKTGIPALIPANLRVQEYPDFMDKADKVTYESKNVLGKLFRMLDNIGPNIKNIRSFAYTPDVAREAYDPDMEVEGFEEYLDDAIYHKNNYDMRLGNLMHYYKIKTEAELISGGSLTSSLSFTKKNEAESITMAVKSLRKEARGWFNENADLHYGHDTNVYARASAWYFVTYHHTYWGWSDGRKNHGHFLSFPWCIYDKLIRIKNRKTNSRARY